From the Cloeon dipterum chromosome 4, ieCloDipt1.1, whole genome shotgun sequence genome, the window CCCTGAGATGGTAAACACACGCACGGTGATTCGCGCAGCTTGCCAGGCAAACGTTGAAATGTGCGAGTGGCTGCTTGGACTTCCCAAGGACCCCAACCTTTGTGATCAAGCACCCTTGTTTTTTCAGGGCGTTTTGAGTAACATAGAGCACGGCGCAGAAATCATTCGTCGCTTTGAGTCAAAAGTGCGTGCGCGTGTAAATGAACCTTTCAAAAGGTTCGATCCCGTCGGTCCCTTACTTCCACTCTATGCGGccatgaaaattgaaaaccttGAGGCTGCAGAGGCGTTGCTCGAGATGGGCGCCGATTTGAACGTGAAACTTCAGGGCGTTATAAATTTGCTGCTCTACTGCTTAGGGATTAATTTTCTAGGAGGCGCAAAATTTGTGTATTCTAAGGACAAGAGCCAGCTGGACGGTAAATTCAAGGGCGCCGCTATGCTAATCGCCACGAAGTATGGAAACCAAGAAATGAAGCAATGGCTAAATGACGTTCTGCCACCCACTCAGGACTGAACAATTGGGAAATTTGATCGTTTTCCAAGCATGTAGATCGTGGGAGTAGAATAAAGTTTTGTAACCGAAAAtacatcaattatttttatttcaaatgcttTTGTGTGAATTCAACTCCAGCGTGTATCTCATATccgttttgattttaatttgataatgatatgatttttaatatattatagaCAGTTAATTTAATACTAAAAGCACTAAATGAGGATacgtgcaattaattaatatactTTGAAACAACCGCTTGCGACTTCAGGGTGCgtaaccctgaaaaaggtcatcagggtATGTCTCGTGGTAACGCTTGCTAAGACCATTATTTTAAGACTTCATGACTTGATATCCATCAACCCTTTGAATTattagataatttaaaaccacgTTATGGCCAAGACGAGaaaatcagataaaaaatttcaattattttaatttttctaagatttcttaTCAATTTTTCGCATGCTTCATTGaggtttcaatgaaaatttaaaaacgggGGTTTCGCAGAACAGTgtgtagtaaataaatttggtgctacttttaaatatttttagtttgatttaaaattactgaGAATCAACTCGGCGTGGACTGAAGGTCAAGGCGGCTTTGCCTCACACTTGGAAAAAGAGGAAGTCACAAAGGCAGTCTGTGAATCCTTTATGGTACCAATATCTGTGGAAATTTCCGAACCTTTTAATTACGACAGTAATGCTAAACCGCGTTAAGTAATCCACCATGGAACCATTCCAAATTGACAAACGCGTTACTTTTAAGAACATTGTTCCCCTGCATTAAGTACTCACCTCGGGGACCAATTAAACATGTTTCCTACCGAAATTACACATCTTTCTAagtaacagaaaaaatttctaaatattaacgTAATTCCTTTTGGTTGTTTTATATTCTAAAGCACTTAATCCTCGAGCGTTTGGATGTATTATGTATTTGGTCACAAGTAAGTGTTGTAAAACCATTGCACCATCACTCTTACCGCACTTATGTGTCATCGAAAGACACTCCCACTTGCCACTGTATAATGTTCGACAAAATAACGCTCTGGTCCTGGTCACTTGAGAGTTTTTCTATCCACGCATTGACTTCGGGCAAGTGTGGGAGAAGTGTCCTAAGACTTTCCATCTCTAATTTGGCAGAGTGAGTGGtgagaattcaaaatttaattgagcttatttttcttctttcttaaattcaattctgggaaataataattcatttaatgttgtaattcaaatattcaaattctccggtgaataatattaatatcaaatacACACCGTATAATTTCTCCTGTATCGTTCAAGTTCCTGTTAACAATATACTGTAGTTTGTAAGTTCTAAACTTGACCTATTTCATTGATTTACCCTAGTAATTAAAGAAACTACGCGATCTTAAAGCCGCtcgtctaaaatttaaattataacacaattaagtttcatttttttaaatcaattgaccagttgcataaacccttagtgttcgaagccgccaacagatggctcAACCGCAgactttcataaaaaaatttgttttaagtggttttaaggcatttccgctgcgatttcagactcaatctagctactgtgcattcgtcaattaatttgctcttttttgacgtgctggaaaccaaaatcggttcagcaattcgccgtagaaacgttgaaacatatttttttatttcaaaaaatagtttttcacgattctacggcgattggctgaaccgattttggttttcagcacgtcaaaaattagcaatttaattgaagaatgcacagtatctagattgagtctgaaatcgcagcggaaaagccttaaaatcgaaagtctacggtggcgctatctgttggcggcttcgaacacttagggtttatgcaactggtgaatagattaaatattaaaactatttaaattcaatttgttttataagAAGTAATTCCTTTAAtgtaaattctaaattttccatttccaactTTGGGAACTGATTAAAGTTGGTGGTGTCAGAAAAATCCTGAAAGGGCACGGCTTCACCGGGAGTTCTGTCCTGCGGCCCGAATTAATGCCTTGGGTACGCGAAGGTTGCAACGTAATTATCTAGATAGAAGGCAAATTAACCAGCTGACTAAGTTGCAATTCACACAGCCTATCTATTTCTgtctttaaaacaaatatggaTACATATTTCTGGGTATATATatgacaaatataaataaaagtcaGAGGAACATTCTATTTCGTCGTTTGCATTGCGCCCTGCGTGGAGGGGGAGTCATGAAAGATCCCGTCACCGGTGGATATACTCGATTCCAGTTCGTTGGTGAACGCGAGACATGAAACTGGACAGTGTGCTCATCAGCGACGCCGTCGACCCGGCGTGCGCCCAGCTGCTCAGGGAGAATGGCATCCAGGTCACGCACAAAACCAACATGCCCCGCCAGGAATTGCTTGAAGAAATTAAGGTAATTGAAtctatttaaacatttttctgggtatttattacaaaataaggGTTTACATCCCTGAACACCGCGTCTAAAAATCCCTGCCCTTTATATAAAAATCGCCCCAGGCAGTCTGGACGCGCGCGTATTTCGTAACAAAAAGAGATTTACGAGAACTGGATTTTTCTGACTGCTCACGCGCATCAAGAGAGGTGAGATAATGCTATGATAATTATTGCCATTATTTGTTCTTGCACAGAAACACGATGGGCTGATCGTGCGCTCGGACACCCAAGTGACCAAGCAGTTGATGGGCAACCTCAAGGTCATCGGGATGGCGGGCACCGGAGTGGACAATATCGACCTGGCTGCTGCCACCGAGAAAGGAATCATCGTAATGAAGTaactattcattttttatttcctccgcaaacaattaataaaacgtAATCTACTATTacttgaccagttgcataaacccttagtgttcgaagccgccaacagatggcgcaaccacagactttcttaaaaaaatttgttttaagcggttttaaggcattttcgatgcgatttcagactctatctagctattttgcttttttaaattaatttgttttattttgaagtgctgaaaaccaaaatcggttcagccattcgccacagaaacgttggaaaataattttttatttcaaaaaaatagtttttcacgattctacggcgattggctgaaccgattttggatttcagcacgtcaaaaaatagcaaattaattgaagaatgcacagtagctagattgagtctgaaatcgcagcggaagtgccttaaaaatcgaaagtctacggtggcgccatctgttggtggcttcaaacacttagggtttatgcaactggtgaattaccCGATAAAATCCTAACattcttttaaagaaatacttgatacaatttattaaaagtattCAGACcgaacagaaaattaaagaaaatatggcAGTGCCTAAagttcaattttcatttttaatttaacaacaaaaaaccaaaataacaacacaaaacatcaatatttgttttgtttttcaatcagATCTATCATTATGAACCCCAAGATATTTGTTAGAAaagtattatatattttgtaaaatgttcAACAAAAAGAATTGGTTTAAGTGCAgtagcaaaaacaaaacaagctAGTGCATGATAAGGAAAATGGAGcagaaaaatgttatgtttactcttattaaatatttaagaatatCTATCAGCAGCTCAAATATTGAATGTTTCCTTTactgtgtgtgttttttttttcaattttttcacagtctacatgaaaaaattattttccttgcagCACGCCAGGCGCGAATTCGATCAGCGCTTGTGAATTGACCTGCGCTTTGATATTGAATCTTGCCAGGTAAGTGGAAATATgtatatcaaattattatcctgtgaaacaacaattttacaGCGATGcaaaagataattattattatttagattttaagaaatatcattttgcGATATCAATGCGGCGTTTGTGTCGTGTTTTTGCACAATGAGCCAACTTTTCGGGTTAGCTCCTTGTCAAAAGTGTGCGGTAGTTGAACTCGAGCTGGTgctctgattaattttcatcctTATTTCATGAACACCAGGCACGTCTCTTCGGCGAATTCGGCGCTGAAAAACGGAGTCTGGGAGAGGCAAAGTTATACCGGCACCGAGCTGTATGGAAAAACGCTGGCCGTGCTTGGCCTCGGCCGCATCGGACGAGGAGTGGCAACTAGAATGCAGGCGTTTGGAATGAAGGTAATTTCGCCCTCGGCCCACCGCCATCAATTTCGCATCTTATAAAGTCAATAATGCCagagaaaatagaaatttgcATAAGCTATATTTTGTTCGTGATtctctttctattttttaaattttaattcttacgTGAGTCTGTGcgtttaaaatgcattttttatttttcaaacagcatttcaattttaagacttaaaaatcacttaatcatcaatatttaaaaatgcattaaataaaaagaagtaaaatattttgtattgtttCCCGTGCGAAacgaatttgattttattttgcctggCTGAATTACTATTTACTGCGTTTTTAGAGTTCAAATCTTTTTTAAGTAGTAGAAttgtgttattaattttttattttcaatattttacactTCTGCGATGATcatagcttttaaaatttcaatcgttgtcatttgaaataaatgctttCATGCATTGCAGCCCCTCTTCGTGATTACCcctctgaaattaatttcacaccCGTTTTGCAGACGATCGGCTACGACCCTGTCATCAGTTCGGAGGCTGTCAGGGAGTTAAACGTGGAGAAAATGGAGCTGGAGCAAATTTGGCCGCTCGCCGACTACATCACCGTGCACATGCCCCTCATTCCACAGACCAAAGGTGAGtgagcaacaattaaaaagcggcgcccacaataatttaaaatcgggGTTCAAACAATTAAGACTGAGCAAGGGATCACTCGGGCAAAATccggccagatgtgcgataaaattggtttgcactgcgcaggtccaagatggcgtctgaatgtgggaaagaaaaagctcttttttgattgccgtacgagtgtcaagagtttgtttttacgatccaaaagacacaattagttaagagtaatgcgaattatacgtcacaatatttaacaataattgctTAATtccacgtgaccgttttttcgcgccattctccatcggacgccatatctgcgcgtcgcacgaatctggcccccgctgctctTTATACGACCAGCAGAACACACTTTTGGAATTTCTaccacacatttttaaaataaaagaccCTTTACCCTGAATGTTTCAGACCTGATCAACTTTGAAGTTTTGAACAATAAGTGCAAAAAGGGTATTTACATCTTGAACGTGGGCCGCGGAGGAATCGTGAACGAGGAGGATCTATTGAGGTCTCTCGAGTCCGGCCAGTGTGGCGGAGCGGCTCTGGACGTGTTCACGGAGGAACCGCCAAAGTCTGCAGGACTCCTTCGACTGCTCGCCCATCCCAAGGTACTGGTCACCCCGCATTTGGGTGCCAACACCACCGAGGCCCAGAAAAGGGTGGCTGTACAGATTGCAGAGCAATTCATCGCGCTAGCTAaggtaaatttttccttttttatttcagaaatatattttaaaacatagaATTAATGTTAACCTTCCACAGGGAGCAAGTCTGTCCGGCGTGGTCAACTGCCCTGCCCTGATGACCGCAATGAAAGCGAACAACAAGCCATGGTTCGACCTGGCGCAGGCCCTGGGTTCCTTTGGGCCCTCGTCCAACTGCACCGTTACCTTGCAGACCCTGGGCCAGGGCATGGAGCGGCTCACCTCCGACCTTTGCCCTGCCGTGCTGGCCGGCATGCTGGCCTCAGGGGACGTCAACATGGTCAACGCCCCCGTGCGGGCCCTGGAGTCCAGAGTGAAAGTGAAGATCAGGTCGGAGCACCTTCCAGGTGGCAAGGAGCAGGCCCTGGTGGTGAGCTTCAGCGACGGCACACGCGTCCAGGGCAGCGTCATCGAGGGCGTGCCGTGCATCCAGGCTGTCAACGACGCCACCTTCGGCCCCAAGAAGGGCGTCGAGCTCAGCGGCAACCTGCTCGCCAACAACCTGGCGAAAATGGTCATCAACCAGGGGGACAAGCTCGTCATACAGACCACCGCGCAGGGCGGCGCCGACTGCGTCGCCGTCCACACTGAAGGCCTCGCGAACGGCAGCATCACATTATACCATCATCATCTAAATTTCATCGGAAAATCCAATCCTGTTCTGCTGAAGATTCATTGcgaaattacaaaatgaaattttaatttaactttcaacATATCGTCAGATGAAAATATAAGTAAATAACTGGaacaattgaccagttgcataaaaccttagtgttcaaagccgccaacagatggcgcaaccacagactttcttaaaaaattttgttttaagcggttttaaggcatttccgctgcgatttcagactcaatctagctattttgcttttttttaattaatttgcatttttttgacgcgctaaaaaccaaaatcggttcagccattcgccgtagaaacgttggaaaagatttttttatttaaaaaaatagtttttcacgattttacggcgattggctgaaccgattttggttttcagcacgtcaaaaattagcaaattaattgaagaatgcagagtagctagattgagtctgaaatcgcagcggaagtgccttaaaatcgaaagtctacggtggcgccatctgttggcggcttcgaacacttagggtttatgcaactggtgaattcaaATCGTTTTGTTTTGCTCATTTATCGTTTACTCTacagcagattaaaaaaaaacacacacacacagctcaAAGGCATAATCATAAAGTTGGACACGGATCAACTCTGataaaagttttcttttttaagaaagaattAAACAGTAATACatatcaatcaaaattgagtctgaaatttaataaaaaataaaatagaataatttataataatatcaaacaattttattattccttttGTGAACTTAATTTATAAAGCTTCAAGCGGAGGGAGAAAAAACTATGGGCgagaaaaaatctaaaaatgcaTGGTTTCCAGACCATTGTTGGACCTGCGCGAGGACACACCTCATTATGATGAGATTCTGgtaatcaaaattatattttacaaaatttgaaggCTGAAAATGTAACACAATGTAAGGTTAACGCCTGATTTACCTTTTGATATTGATGTTTAGATGTGTACCATTGCAGTTTTCGGTTAGCCAAGCCATAAAACGCGCGTACTTTTTTCCCTAACGCGTAAAGATATACAAAAATCACGAGTGCGCCAATCAGATCACAGCAATCAAAGAGCGCtgaacgctgattggttgccttTAATAACTTGAGAAGGTTAAGACAAGGAGTTAataacaaaacacaaattttcgCGTATTTAATCATATATCTTACACCTGTAAGTTTATCAGAACattaaattagtaattttatttaaaaatttagcaaaaactaaataatcAAACACAAGGGAAAAAGGAAATCTTTTAGAAGGTTCTTCTCCTTGTCGCACACTACACGGCGAACGGGGCTCCGGGGCTGTTGATAGCAGCTGATTGAGAGTTAGCTAGCACAATACATGCAAACGACTTCACAGGACAATGCAGGAATCTAGATCCACGTGAAAATTTTTGCATGTTTACGACTGCCAACGCAATTAAGAACTGGGCTTTGAAAAG encodes:
- the LOC135943770 gene encoding D-3-phosphoglycerate dehydrogenase-like encodes the protein MKLDSVLISDAVDPACAQLLRENGIQVTHKTNMPRQELLEEIKKHDGLIVRSDTQVTKQLMGNLKVIGMAGTGVDNIDLAAATEKGIIVMNTPGANSISACELTCALILNLARHVSSANSALKNGVWERQSYTGTELYGKTLAVLGLGRIGRGVATRMQAFGMKTIGYDPVISSEAVRELNVEKMELEQIWPLADYITVHMPLIPQTKDLINFEVLNNKCKKGIYILNVGRGGIVNEEDLLRSLESGQCGGAALDVFTEEPPKSAGLLRLLAHPKVLVTPHLGANTTEAQKRVAVQIAEQFIALAKGASLSGVVNCPALMTAMKANNKPWFDLAQALGSFGPSSNCTVTLQTLGQGMERLTSDLCPAVLAGMLASGDVNMVNAPVRALESRVKVKIRSEHLPGGKEQALVVSFSDGTRVQGSVIEGVPCIQAVNDATFGPKKGVELSGNLLANNLAKMVINQGDKLVIQTTAQGGADCVAVHTEGLANGSITLYHHHLNFIGKSNPVLLKIHCEITK